Proteins found in one Silene latifolia isolate original U9 population unplaced genomic scaffold, ASM4854445v1 scaffold_20.1, whole genome shotgun sequence genomic segment:
- the LOC141638241 gene encoding histone-lysine N-methyltransferase, H3 lysine-9 specific SUVH5-like — MENASSRVAFTRDFPLGCGNLMPVNSPLKISYTYTRDYPPDCGPNASKITPFLSEKNSGLRENPGSGHGSFKCKPTGRQMEMGSGSGRKMVMQKPSKVKYLDSSGGRVLGSQSNAPKMNPIRSEKDSGRKPRDFGGESSGEGRSNESNEREKVVEMLRLFRERCDELSRKGVKRVDIEANRELTREGKIIKAQHKIGSIPGVEVGDKFYYRIELVIAGLHRLFQGGIDTKEEGGERFATCIVANEGHLDKMSDPNLLSYIGEGGTRKPNEVGDPPDQTLTAGNLALHNSRLRNKAVRVVRGLRYGSGNAKIVYVYDGLYKVTETVRKKGPQGNLVFEFRMTRDAGQPVVPWREYKRQFA, encoded by the coding sequence ATGGAGAATGCAAGTTCAAGAGTTGCTTTTACCAGAGACTTTCCCCTTGGTTGTGGTAATTTGATGCCAGTGAATTCGCCATTGAAGATTTCTTACACTTACACCAGAGATTATCCACCTGATTGTGGTCCAAATGCTTCCAAAATCACCCCTTTTCTCTCTGAGAAGAATTCCGGTCTGAGGGAAAATCCCGGGTCGGGTCATGGTTCTTTCAAATGTAAACCCACGGGTAGACAGATGGAGATGGGTTCGGGTTCGGGTCGTAAAATGGTGATGCAGAAACCCTCAAAAGTCAAATATTTGGATTCCAGTGGAGGAAGGGTTTTGGGGAGTCAGTCAAATGCGCCAAAAATGAACCCTATTCGGTCTGAGAAGGATTCGGGTCGTAAACCGAGAGATTTTGGAGGTGAGAGTAGTGGTGAGGGAAGGTCAAATGAGTCAAATGAGAGAGAAAAGGTAGTTGAGATGTTGAGGTTATTCAGGGAAAGATGTGATGAATTATCAAGGAAGGGAGTGAAAAGGGTTGATATCGAAGCGAATAGGGAGCTTACTAGGGAAGGGAAGATTATAAAAGCTCAACATAAGATTGGGTCTATTCCTGGCGTGGAGGTTGGTGATAAGTTTTATTATCGAATCGAGCTAGTGATTGCGGGTTTGCATAGGTTGTTTCAGGGTGGAATTGATACTAAAGAGGAAGGTGGTGAGAGGTTTGCTACTTGTATTGTTGCCAATGAAGGGCATTTGGATAAAATGAGTGATCCCAATTTACTGAGTTATATCGGAGAAGGTGGGACACGTAAGCCGAACGAGGTTGGGGATCCTCCTGATCAGACGTTGACGGCTGGGAATTTGGCTTTGCATAATAGTCGGTTGAGGAATAAGGCGGTTAGGGTGGTTAGGGGGCTTAGGTATGGGAGTGGGAATGCAAAGATTGTTTATGTTTATGATGGATTGTATAAGGTCACTGAAACTGTCCGGAAGAAAGGGCCTCAGGGGAACTTGGTATTTGAGTTTCGGATGACTCGAGATGCTGGACAGCCCGTTGTTCCATGGCGAGAGTATAAGCGTCAGTTTGCGTAG